A genomic window from Silene latifolia isolate original U9 population chromosome Y, ASM4854445v1, whole genome shotgun sequence includes:
- the LOC141629031 gene encoding uncharacterized protein LOC141629031: protein MYSIRFLDYSAQAIHMKVKDSDSGYVFMVTMVYGFNDVKERKILWTNLCAYNKCIKGSWVICGDFNTVLVPSERLGGNSTFEEMDDFQQCLTECCVTDCPAVGSLYTWTNQQEPASRVFSILDRMLVNDEWLKDNGSVYDHFYTERTLTILSV from the coding sequence ATGTATAGTATACGTTTTCTGGATTATAGTGCTCAGGCTATTCATATGAAGGTGAAAGATAGTGACTCAGGCTATGTTTTCATGGTTACTATGGTTTATGGCTTCAATGATGTCAAGGAGAGGAAAATATTGTGGACAAATTTGTGTGCTTACAATAAGTGCATTAAGGGGTCTTGGGTCATTTGTGGTGATTTTAATACAGTACTAGTGCCTTCAGAAAGGTTGGGAGGCAATTCTACTTTTGAGGAGATGGATGATTTTCAACAATGTCTTACTGAATGTTGTGTTACTGATTGTCCTGCTGTTGGTTCATTATACACCTGGACTAATCAGCAGGAACCCGCCTCAAGAGTTTTTAGCATATTAGATAGAATGTTAGTGAATGATGAATGGCTAAAGGATAATGGATCTGTGTATGATCACTTCTATactgaaagaactttgaccataCTCTCTGTGTAG